The following is a genomic window from Clostridium fungisolvens.
AACATATATCCATTCTATGCATCTGACGGAGATAACTGGAGCGAAGATAATGAAAGAGCTATAAAAGCAGTAAATGATCTATGTGAAATAAGTAATTTATTTGGTTATGCAGAACTGTTGCCTTCTACTTATTCTACAACTATGTACTACAGATTTCTGAAGGAAATAAAAAAGAAGAATTTTGCAATGGTTGTAGTGAAAGAAAAGAAAGACCTGTGGAATGCATTGAAATTTATGCTATCTAAGGAGCTTAAGGAGGAAGGGTGATGGATTATACAGTTAGAGAATTAGAAAAATGGAACGTATTAATAGAAGATATGGCAAAGGAAGTAGGTCTTGATTTTTACCCCCAAGAGTTTGAAATAATAGGGTATAATGAAATGTTAAGCTACGAGGCTTATGTAGGAATGCCATCAAGATATCCTCATTGGAGTTACGGAAAAGCTTACGAGAAAAACAGAACACTATATTCACTAAATCTCACTGGATTACCATACGAAATGGTGATAAATTCTAACCCAAGCTTGGCATATCTAATGAAGGACAACACATTACTTCTTCAAATATTAACCATGGCCCATGTGTATGGACATAATGACTTTTTCAAGAATAACAGATTATTTAAGGAAGGTACTGATGCAGACCATACCTTAGAGATGTTCAAGTTAGATGCAGAGACTGTGAGACGATATATCAATAATCCAAGCATAGGATATCAGAGAGTGGAAAGAGTTTTAGATGCAGCTCATGCCATAAGATATCAGATTAGCCGTGTTATCGGTGAGAAAAAAGTATCACAGAATGAGCAAAGGAAAAGACTTATAGAGGATTATTCAAGAAAAGTTGAAAGTAGAGGAATCTTAGATAGTAATGATCCTATTGAGGAGCCTAATTTATCGAAAATTCCTTTAAGTCCGGAAGATGATTTGTTACAGTTCATAATAGATTATGGTGATTTGGAAGATTGGGAGAAGAGTCTTTTAACTATAGTAAGAAGAGAAACATTATATTTCTTACCACAGATTGAAACAAAAACAATGAATGAAGGATGGGCGAGTTTTTGGCATTATAATATACTTAAGAAGCTCAATCTTCCTCAGGAATTGCATTTTGAATTCTTAAAAAGACATAATGATGTAGTTGCTCCGATGCTAGGAGGGTTAAATCCTTATTATATTGGATTTAGAGTTCTTGAGGATATCGAAAAGAGATATGGCAGAGATAAGATTTTTGAGGTTAGAGCTATTGAGAGGGATAATTCGTTTTTAAGAAAATATCTTACTGAAGAATTATGTGCTGAACTTAATTTGTTCCAATATGCTAAAAAAGGCTTTGATTATGTAGTTGATGAAGTAGCTGATGAGTCAGGATGGAAAAAAATAAGAGATACTATAGCGACTAACACTGGGGTCGGAAGTATACCGTATATAAGAGTTATAGATTTAAATAGAAGAGATAATACTCTTACTTTAGAGCATGTATTTGACGGAAGAGAATTAGATATAGCTTATGCTAAAGAAACGTTAAAGTATGTTCAAGAATTATGGGGCTATAAAGTAGTATTGGTTACTAAGACCAAAGAACTGCAGGATATATCCATAGTTTGTGATGAAACTAAGAAGATAATTACAAAATAAAAAATCGCGGGAAACCGCGGTTTTTCATTTTGGCGCTGTTAAAGCATAGTTGGTAACAATTGTAATATGTTTGAATATATTAATGTGTGTAGTATTTTTAGGAGAAATTTTATGAAATTAAAGGACAGTGAAACCTTAAAGAATTTACTAAAAACCTTTGCAGGAGAGTCGAGAGCAAGGAATAAATATAATCTATATGCTGAAAAGGCAAGGCAAGAAGGATTTGTATGGATAGGGCAAGTTTTTGATTTAACTGCATCAAATGAATATGCTCATGCAAGAGAAGCATGGGCAAAGTATTTAAGTATGGTGAAATCAACAGAAGAAAATCTGTTAGATGCAATGGAAGGTGAAGGGGAAGAAACTAATAACATCTATAAGGAATTCGAAGAAATAGCTAGAAAAGAAGGGTTTGAAGCTATTGCAAACTTCTATAAGGAACTTAGAGAAGTGGAAGAGAGTCATAGAGAAAGATTTAAAGATATATATGATAAGGTAAAGTGTGGAACTGTATTTAAATCTAGCACTGAATCAGTTTGGAGATGTATGAATTGCGGCTATATTTATGAAGGAAAACAAGTTCCTGAAGTATGTCCTTTATGTAAGTTTCCTAGAGCTTATTTTGAGCCAATTACAGATTGTAACGATAAATAGGAGGAAAATAGCATGAAATTTTCTTATGCAGATGAATACTTTTTTCCAGTTGTAATGAAGAATATAGAGTTATTTGATTTTGTTGACAACGAAACAGAGGAGGAACTTTTAAGAAAGAAGAAAGATGAAGATTTATTTAATGAGCTTTTTAGGACAGTAGATGATGAATTTATAGATGAATTATTGCGAAGTAACATATAAAATGTATTGGCTTGTTCTTTATTGAGCAAGCTAATGTGTTTTTGTAGAAGGCACTATAAAGTTGGCGTTTTTTGTAAGGAATTAAATAATAAATAATTTAATATATTGTTATGATAGCAATAATAGGGTGATTGAATGGAAAGCTTTAAAGAGTTATTTGATTCATATTTTATTGAGGTAAACAATTTAACTGATCTCTTAACAAAATACGTTAATTCATATAGATTGCTTATAGGTGGTGCAGGGGAACTCAATGGAATTGCACTTGCTAGAAAAAAAGAAGTAAGAGATGCTATAAAGAGAGCTAATCAGCTTGGTGATATTATAGATGTCTTACTTAATGTTATTCAAAGTGTTGAATGCTGCTATCTTGATTACATACGAATTAAAGCAGATGTAATTGCAGTAAAAACTGCTCAAAAATCTATAATATTAACAGAGATAGATAATGATTTACTATTCCAAAATTCAAGTGGAGGTCCTGGAGGTCCTGGGGGTCCTGGAGGAAGGCAACCTATTCATCCGCCAAATACAAGAAAGAGACGCAAAAGCAAAAAGGATGATAAAGACGATGATTGTGAAGATCATGATAAAGATAGAGATGATGAAAATGACAACTGTGAACCTTGTGATGATAGGGAGAGGGATCATGAAGACGGAAATTGTGAAGATCACCACGAGAATGAAGATGATCATAAGGATTTTGAACATGATTAAAGGACCTAAAAGGTCCTCTAATCTGTTGTTGTATATTAAAGTTTTTTTAGTTTAAAATTCGAAATCATTAGATAAGAGAAGATTAACATTAATATTACAGGTAAAACCATTGGTACAGTATATCTCGTTGTAATTAGAGAGAATATAGCCATTAAGCTGCCTGCTATTGTTATTGGAACTCCTCTAAACACACCATCAAATTCAGCTAAATTATATCTAGCTAGTCTGAAAGCTCCGCATATAGGGAATATAATCAAGGCGCAATATCCTAATAGGCCTCTTGGACCAAAGCTGTTGAAACCGAATTGCGAGTAAATTAATATAGAAGGAGCTACGCCGAAAGATACTAAGTCTGCTAAAGAATCTAGTTCTTTACCTAGCTCACTAGATACATTAAGAAAACGTGCGACTCTTCCATCATATCTATCAATAAGTGCAGCTATAATTACAAATATTGCTGCTAAAAAATAATCCGCATTTAGCGTTGCAAGTATTGAGAATACTCCAAAAGATAAATTTGCAAATGTAAAGAAATTGGGTATACTACTTTTTCTCATATAATCACTCCTAGTAAAATAAATATAATTCCATCATCAATAAATAATTATAACTCATTTTTAATAAAAGTATAAGAGGTAAAATCTCATATATTCATCATTAAATGTAGATATTTAATGATTTTCACTTGTTTTACTAATAAAATACCATTTGGACACTGTGTAAATCTATAATAATCTTGAAATTGGCTATAATATATTATGATATAACAAAAGTTTAAATAATATTTACTTAGAAAACATAAATTATATGAATAAAGATGAAACACTTCAATCCGAAATCAATTTTCAAAACTCCTCTGGTTTCTAAGAGGAGAATTTGAAAATATAAGTTTAATTATGAAGTGGTTCATCTAAAGATGAAACACTTCAATCCGAAATCAATTTTCAAAACTCCTCTGGTTTCTAAGAGGAGAATTTGAAAATATAAGTTTAATTATGAAGTGGTTCATCTAAAGATGAAACACTTCAATCCGAAATCAATTTTCAAAACTCCTCTGGTTTCTAAGAGGAGAATTTGAAAATATAAGTTTAATTATGAAGTGGTTCATCTAAAGATGAAACACTTCAATCCGAAATCAATTTTCAAAACTCCTCTGGGTCCTGAGAGGAGAATTTGAAAATATAAGTTTAATTATGAAGTGGTTCGTCTATAAAGCAGTACATATGAAAATTAATTGTTTTTGTAAGCACCCAGTTAGAAATTAAGTTAAATTAGTTTAAGAATACATTAGGGTATAAAGATTGTTAATTAAATAGTTTGATATTTGACATTTGGAATATATAACTAATATATTATAATTAAAATCGAAATTTCAGGCTGATGGGACAACCTCGACATAAGTTTATAATTCTGCTATAATGTTTAATGATTGATTTTAGAAAGAATATGATGTAAAAAATTCAATAATTTTACATAATGTTATTATGGAGGTATTCTATGAGAAAGGTGAAATTTATATATAATCCATTTTCAGGTGAAAATGTTATTCTAGATGAATTAGATAAAGTTATAAGTATACATCAAGAATATGGATATATAATTGTTCCCTACAGAATAAATAAAGAGTCAGACATATCAGAGGCTCTAAATGAT
Proteins encoded in this region:
- a CDS encoding SpoVR family protein codes for the protein MDYTVRELEKWNVLIEDMAKEVGLDFYPQEFEIIGYNEMLSYEAYVGMPSRYPHWSYGKAYEKNRTLYSLNLTGLPYEMVINSNPSLAYLMKDNTLLLQILTMAHVYGHNDFFKNNRLFKEGTDADHTLEMFKLDAETVRRYINNPSIGYQRVERVLDAAHAIRYQISRVIGEKKVSQNEQRKRLIEDYSRKVESRGILDSNDPIEEPNLSKIPLSPEDDLLQFIIDYGDLEDWEKSLLTIVRRETLYFLPQIETKTMNEGWASFWHYNILKKLNLPQELHFEFLKRHNDVVAPMLGGLNPYYIGFRVLEDIEKRYGRDKIFEVRAIERDNSFLRKYLTEELCAELNLFQYAKKGFDYVVDEVADESGWKKIRDTIATNTGVGSIPYIRVIDLNRRDNTLTLEHVFDGRELDIAYAKETLKYVQELWGYKVVLVTKTKELQDISIVCDETKKIITK
- a CDS encoding rubrerythrin family protein, which translates into the protein MKLKDSETLKNLLKTFAGESRARNKYNLYAEKARQEGFVWIGQVFDLTASNEYAHAREAWAKYLSMVKSTEENLLDAMEGEGEETNNIYKEFEEIARKEGFEAIANFYKELREVEESHRERFKDIYDKVKCGTVFKSSTESVWRCMNCGYIYEGKQVPEVCPLCKFPRAYFEPITDCNDK
- the pssA gene encoding CDP-diacylglycerol--serine O-phosphatidyltransferase, producing MRKSSIPNFFTFANLSFGVFSILATLNADYFLAAIFVIIAALIDRYDGRVARFLNVSSELGKELDSLADLVSFGVAPSILIYSQFGFNSFGPRGLLGYCALIIFPICGAFRLARYNLAEFDGVFRGVPITIAGSLMAIFSLITTRYTVPMVLPVILMLIFSYLMISNFKLKKL